The following proteins come from a genomic window of Verrucomicrobiia bacterium:
- a CDS encoding PSD1 and planctomycete cytochrome C domain-containing protein: MWRKSSILGFLKRGAALSGAVLVGVSSMQAADDAKGIEFFENKVRPLLVDRCFECHSATKKIKGGLSLDSKEAILKGGDTGASIVPGNPDKSLLIKAVRYHDENMQMPPKKKLEDQQIKDLEAWVKMGAPDPRTASAGPLNPFDSIMAEGRKHWAFQPVMKPAQPAVKNEKWVKSPIDAFVLAKLESKNMQPSGPADKRTLIRRAYFDLTGLPPTPEEVSAFLADRSPDAYEKVIDKLLASPRYGERWGRHWLDVARYADTKGYLAGGVERRFGYSYTYRDYVVQAFNEDLPYDQFVKQQIAADMMPLGEDKRPLAALGFITLGRQFLGNQNDIIDDRIDVVTRGLMGVTVACARCHDHKYDPIPTKDYYSLYGVFGSSTEPAEKPLLGTKPDPKENELYLVEHKKLEQKLEDFRAEEVRKQMADIRKRTGDYLKTAIDTKSMADRGAANKLIQERKLERDVVEAWVKQLDAIKTKHDEVFTPFVQLAALPADGFADKAKAITEALGNDAAKPIHPLIRNAFKGRSVGSLKDAADRYNEVFAGIENKFQEAYAAAKKKNETLPTGVRDSQENTLRLVLLDEKSPSFVAEAKHDILLDGARPKLRELKADIDRLDAVHPGAPARAMSLVDKDKPMNPVVFIRGSPGNRGAQVPRQFLEVLSKPDRKPFQKGSGRLELAEAIASKDNPLTARVLANRFWMLHFGNPLVRTTADFGVRSEPPTHPELLDFLASYFMENGWSMKKLHKVMMLSSTYMQSADADPALATKYAQVDATNLLLWKMNRQRLDFESMRDTILSISGKLDLKQGGLPVELTSAPFTGRRTVYGFIDRQNLPGMFRAFDFANPDVSTPQRFTTTVPQQALFFLNSPFIAEQAKSLMDRKEMTAAKTDDEKVKALYALAFQRLPSREEADMAKRYVAEQASPKDVSNEPVWQYGYGEIDEAAKKVKTFNKMPHFSGDSWQGSTKFPDDKFAYLRLTADGGHAGNAPLHTAIRRWVAPQSGTIEIQGALEHKNKQGNGLQGWIISSSKGLLKEGVAQNAKADMRVAKVEVKAGEIIDFIADSRKDTNSDSFNWTPKVIYTAGVDGMPVYGKKEWSAKADFGKEVEPQRLDAWEKYAQIVLLSNEVVFVD, translated from the coding sequence ATGTGGCGTAAGAGCAGCATTCTGGGATTTTTGAAGCGTGGCGCGGCCTTGTCTGGGGCTGTGCTGGTGGGCGTTTCGTCGATGCAGGCGGCGGATGATGCCAAGGGGATCGAGTTTTTCGAGAACAAGGTGCGGCCTTTGCTGGTGGACCGCTGTTTTGAGTGCCATTCGGCGACGAAGAAGATCAAGGGCGGGCTTTCATTGGATTCCAAGGAAGCGATCCTTAAGGGTGGCGATACCGGGGCGAGCATTGTGCCGGGCAATCCCGATAAGAGTCTGCTGATCAAGGCGGTGCGGTATCACGATGAGAACATGCAAATGCCGCCGAAGAAGAAGCTGGAGGATCAGCAGATCAAGGACCTCGAAGCGTGGGTGAAGATGGGCGCGCCGGATCCTCGTACGGCTTCCGCAGGACCGTTGAATCCTTTCGATAGCATCATGGCGGAGGGACGGAAGCATTGGGCCTTTCAGCCGGTGATGAAACCGGCGCAGCCAGCGGTGAAGAATGAGAAGTGGGTGAAATCGCCGATCGATGCCTTCGTGCTGGCGAAGCTGGAGTCCAAGAACATGCAACCCTCCGGCCCGGCGGATAAGCGTACGCTCATCCGTCGCGCCTACTTTGATCTGACGGGTTTGCCGCCGACGCCGGAGGAAGTTTCAGCATTTCTCGCGGACCGTTCACCGGATGCGTATGAGAAGGTGATCGATAAGTTGCTGGCCTCGCCGCGTTACGGTGAGCGTTGGGGCCGTCATTGGCTGGATGTGGCGCGCTATGCAGATACGAAGGGTTATCTCGCGGGCGGTGTGGAGCGGCGTTTTGGTTATTCCTACACGTATCGGGATTATGTGGTGCAGGCGTTCAATGAGGATCTGCCTTATGACCAGTTCGTGAAGCAACAGATTGCGGCGGACATGATGCCGCTGGGCGAGGATAAGCGTCCGCTGGCCGCACTTGGGTTCATCACTCTTGGTCGTCAGTTTTTGGGCAATCAGAATGACATCATCGATGACCGCATCGATGTGGTGACGCGCGGGCTCATGGGAGTGACGGTGGCGTGTGCGCGTTGCCATGATCATAAGTATGACCCGATCCCGACGAAGGATTATTACTCGCTCTACGGCGTTTTCGGCAGCAGCACGGAGCCGGCCGAAAAGCCCCTGCTCGGAACCAAGCCTGATCCGAAAGAAAACGAACTCTATCTGGTCGAGCATAAGAAGCTGGAGCAGAAGCTGGAAGATTTCCGTGCCGAAGAAGTGCGCAAGCAGATGGCGGATATCCGCAAACGCACTGGCGATTATCTAAAAACGGCGATTGATACGAAGTCGATGGCGGATCGTGGCGCAGCGAACAAGCTGATCCAAGAACGCAAGCTGGAGCGGGATGTGGTGGAAGCGTGGGTGAAGCAGCTCGATGCGATCAAGACCAAGCATGACGAGGTATTCACGCCATTCGTCCAATTAGCCGCCCTGCCCGCTGATGGTTTCGCGGACAAGGCGAAGGCGATCACGGAAGCGCTAGGCAATGATGCAGCGAAGCCGATCCATCCGCTGATCCGCAATGCGTTCAAGGGACGTAGTGTGGGTTCGCTCAAGGATGCGGCGGATCGTTACAATGAAGTGTTCGCAGGTATCGAGAACAAGTTCCAAGAGGCTTACGCGGCGGCGAAGAAAAAGAATGAGACGTTGCCGACGGGAGTGCGTGATTCGCAGGAGAACACGTTGCGCCTCGTGTTGTTGGATGAGAAATCGCCATCGTTTGTCGCTGAGGCAAAGCATGACATCCTGCTGGATGGTGCGCGGCCGAAGCTGCGCGAGCTAAAGGCGGATATTGATCGTCTCGATGCGGTGCATCCGGGTGCCCCTGCCCGTGCGATGTCACTCGTGGACAAAGATAAACCGATGAACCCGGTGGTGTTCATCCGTGGCAGCCCAGGTAATCGAGGCGCGCAGGTGCCGCGCCAGTTCCTCGAAGTGCTTTCGAAGCCGGATCGCAAGCCATTCCAAAAAGGCAGCGGGCGTCTCGAACTCGCGGAAGCCATCGCGAGCAAGGACAACCCGCTCACGGCGCGTGTGCTGGCGAATCGTTTCTGGATGCTGCACTTCGGGAATCCCTTGGTGCGCACGACAGCGGACTTCGGTGTGCGTTCCGAACCGCCGACGCATCCGGAACTGCTCGACTTCCTCGCCTCCTATTTCATGGAGAACGGATGGTCGATGAAGAAGCTTCACAAGGTGATGATGCTGTCCTCGACTTATATGCAGAGCGCCGATGCCGATCCGGCACTCGCCACGAAGTATGCGCAGGTGGATGCAACGAATCTTCTGCTGTGGAAGATGAACCGGCAGCGGTTGGATTTCGAATCGATGCGCGACACGATCCTCTCCATCAGCGGCAAGCTGGACTTGAAACAAGGTGGATTGCCGGTGGAGCTCACGAGCGCGCCCTTCACAGGACGCCGCACGGTGTATGGGTTCATCGATCGCCAGAACTTGCCGGGCATGTTCCGCGCGTTCGATTTCGCAAATCCGGATGTGTCCACGCCGCAGCGTTTTACCACAACGGTGCCGCAGCAGGCGTTGTTCTTCCTGAACAGCCCGTTCATCGCGGAACAGGCGAAAAGCTTGATGGATCGCAAGGAAATGACGGCAGCGAAAACGGATGACGAGAAGGTGAAGGCGTTGTATGCGCTCGCCTTCCAACGCTTGCCGAGCCGTGAAGAAGCGGACATGGCTAAGCGCTATGTGGCGGAACAGGCTTCGCCGAAGGATGTCTCGAACGAGCCGGTGTGGCAGTATGGTTATGGCGAGATCGATGAGGCAGCGAAGAAGGTGAAGACCTTCAACAAGATGCCGCACTTCAGCGGTGATTCCTGGCAAGGGAGCACGAAGTTCCCGGACGACAAATTCGCGTATCTACGACTGACGGCGGATGGCGGTCATGCGGGTAACGCGCCGTTGCACACGGCGATCCGGCGGTGGGTCGCGCCGCAGTCAGGCACGATCGAAATCCAAGGCGCGCTGGAGCATAAGAACAAGCAAGGTAATGGACTCCAAGGCTGGATCATCTCAAGCAGCAAAGGCCTCCTCAAAGAAGGCGTGGCGCAGAATGCGAAGGCGGACATGCGCGTAGCGAAGGTTGAGGTGAAGGCGGGTGAGATCATCGATTTCATCGCGGACAGCCGCAAGGATACGAACTCGGATTCGTTCAACTGGACGCCGAAGGTGATTTACACAGCAGGCGTGGATGGCATGCCGGTTTACGGCAAGAAGGAATGGAGCGCGAAAGCGGATTTCGGCAAGGAAGTGGAACCGCAACGGCTGGATGCGTGGGAGAAATACGCGCAGATCGTGCTGCTCTCGAACGAAGTGGTGTTCGTGGATTGA